The following proteins are co-located in the Sporosarcina pasteurii genome:
- a CDS encoding ATP-binding cassette domain-containing protein has protein sequence MPKIRDEIILKGLKENNLKNIDINIPKGKIIVFTGLSGSGKSSVVFDTLAKESRRQMTMNYPHYVRNQMPRYERPHADLMQNLSPVVVVEQRQTSGNSRSTVGTYMDIHPLIRLLFSRIGTPPIPSATDFSSQSSFGRCPECSGFGKVIAPDVNKMIDFDKSLRAYAVKFKPLSPSGWQGRWMMTGGLFDPDKPIKDYSEEKRHLFLYGPPKGEKVFAPFHTKHGPQDHEWDGLLPRFTRLYINRDISKLKQVSQDDVFAVATQCLCQTCLGSGLNPKVLACKINGLNIAEYDQLELTELLQELTKINDPLGKSIALQAIPQIQQLVELGLSYLTLSRTMGTLSGGEAQRVKIARHLGSSLNNLTYIFDEPSAGLHPEEVDLLIRMLKRIKEHHNTVIVIEHDLSVIQAADAIIEMGPGAGAAGGEVVYQEKLEGLKNSRAATSLNQQININQRPRASKSYFTIKGANHNNLKNISVKIPQHALVSICGVSGSGKSSLMMEAFPESYPETIMVGQGSIGISSRSTLATYMGIMDDIRAILSKETGQPAGLFTFNSLGACPMCKGKGVTTPDVAFADPVTIPCEACQGMRYSDEALSYKYLDKNIAEILSLTIDEAMHYFNSPRIINRVNTLKNVGLGYLTLGQTTSSLSGGEVQRLKLASHLQKEGQIYLLDEPSLGLHRKDNDKLLNVFQNLVNKGNSVIIIEHNLDFIAACDWVIELGPGGGKEGGQILFEGTPEEMLNAESLTAKWLKNGCEEKLI, from the coding sequence GTGCCCAAAATTAGAGACGAAATCATTTTAAAAGGATTAAAAGAAAATAATCTGAAAAATATAGATATTAATATACCAAAAGGAAAAATTATCGTATTCACAGGGCTTTCTGGCTCTGGAAAAAGCTCGGTTGTTTTTGATACATTGGCGAAAGAAAGCCGAAGACAAATGACGATGAACTATCCGCATTATGTCAGAAATCAAATGCCAAGATATGAAAGACCGCATGCTGATTTGATGCAGAACTTAAGTCCGGTTGTCGTCGTAGAGCAGAGACAAACCAGCGGCAATTCTCGTTCAACAGTTGGTACGTATATGGATATTCATCCATTGATTAGACTTTTATTCTCACGTATAGGCACACCTCCAATACCTTCTGCGACCGATTTTTCGAGCCAAAGTTCTTTTGGTAGATGTCCGGAATGTAGTGGATTTGGTAAGGTCATTGCGCCAGATGTAAATAAAATGATCGATTTCGATAAGTCGCTTCGGGCGTATGCAGTTAAATTTAAGCCTTTATCGCCATCGGGGTGGCAAGGGAGATGGATGATGACTGGGGGATTGTTTGATCCTGATAAACCGATAAAGGACTATTCAGAAGAAAAACGCCACCTATTCTTATATGGCCCCCCGAAAGGTGAAAAAGTCTTTGCGCCATTTCATACAAAACACGGACCCCAAGACCACGAGTGGGACGGGTTATTGCCTAGATTTACGCGCCTCTATATCAATCGAGATATCTCAAAATTGAAGCAAGTTTCTCAAGACGACGTTTTTGCAGTAGCTACACAATGCTTATGCCAAACATGTCTAGGTTCTGGTCTAAACCCAAAAGTATTGGCATGTAAAATAAATGGACTTAATATTGCGGAATATGATCAATTAGAACTGACAGAATTACTTCAGGAACTCACAAAAATCAATGATCCTTTGGGGAAATCTATTGCATTGCAAGCCATTCCGCAAATACAACAACTCGTTGAATTAGGATTGAGCTATTTAACTTTATCGAGAACAATGGGAACGCTTTCTGGCGGCGAAGCACAAAGGGTGAAAATTGCGCGTCATTTAGGGAGCAGCTTAAATAATCTCACATATATTTTCGACGAACCGAGCGCGGGACTTCATCCGGAGGAAGTGGATTTGTTAATTCGGATGCTCAAAAGGATTAAAGAGCATCATAATACGGTCATCGTGATCGAACATGACTTATCAGTAATCCAAGCAGCAGATGCAATCATAGAGATGGGGCCGGGGGCGGGTGCAGCTGGAGGAGAGGTCGTTTATCAAGAGAAATTAGAGGGATTGAAAAACTCTAGAGCGGCAACGTCATTAAACCAACAGATAAATATCAACCAGCGTCCAAGGGCTAGTAAAAGTTATTTTACAATCAAAGGAGCCAATCATAATAACTTAAAAAATATAAGCGTAAAGATTCCTCAACATGCACTTGTTTCAATATGTGGCGTTTCAGGTTCTGGTAAGAGTTCCTTAATGATGGAGGCATTTCCAGAAAGCTATCCAGAAACAATCATGGTTGGACAAGGCAGCATAGGCATCTCTAGTCGGTCTACACTTGCGACATATATGGGCATCATGGATGACATTCGTGCAATCCTTTCAAAAGAAACAGGTCAACCCGCGGGCTTGTTCACCTTTAACTCATTAGGCGCTTGTCCGATGTGCAAGGGGAAAGGAGTGACAACCCCAGACGTAGCGTTTGCAGATCCTGTCACAATTCCGTGCGAAGCCTGTCAAGGAATGAGATATTCAGATGAAGCATTGTCATACAAGTATCTAGATAAAAATATTGCAGAGATTTTAAGTTTGACGATCGATGAGGCGATGCACTATTTTAATTCACCAAGAATCATTAATAGAGTGAATACGCTAAAAAATGTTGGTTTAGGGTATCTCACGTTAGGGCAGACGACGAGCTCCTTAAGTGGAGGAGAAGTCCAACGTCTAAAACTTGCAAGCCATTTACAAAAAGAAGGACAAATCTACTTATTAGATGAACCTTCATTAGGGCTGCACAGAAAAGACAATGATAAACTTTTGAATGTCTTTCAAAATCTTGTCAACAAAGGGAATTCCGTAATCATTATCGAACACAATTTAGATTTTATTGCGGCGTGTGACTGGGTAATTGAATTAGGTCCAGGTGGGGGGAAAGAAGGTGGACAGATTCTATTTGAAGGCACCCCAGAAGAGATGTTAAATGCAGAATCGTTGACTGCGAAATGGTTGAAAAATGGATGTGAAGAAAAGTTGATTTAA
- a CDS encoding carboxymuconolactone decarboxylase family protein, whose amino-acid sequence MTKDRYQQGLDKLMELTTPDSNNPTGHMDIGEGFKDIAPDLSKFVVEFAFGDIYARPGLDNKQKVLTTISALVAQGTPQIEMHVKTGLTVGLTPEEMVGCIMHLIPYVGFPRALNALKAAQKVFEENGVTVNS is encoded by the coding sequence TTGACAAAAGATCGTTATCAACAAGGCTTAGATAAATTAATGGAACTTACTACACCAGACAGTAACAACCCAACTGGCCATATGGATATTGGTGAGGGGTTTAAAGACATTGCACCTGATTTAAGCAAATTTGTTGTTGAATTTGCCTTTGGAGATATTTATGCACGTCCAGGACTTGATAATAAACAAAAAGTCCTTACAACAATTTCAGCCCTTGTTGCACAAGGAACACCGCAGATTGAGATGCATGTAAAAACCGGGCTGACAGTAGGGTTAACACCGGAAGAGATGGTTGGTTGTATTATGCATCTTATCCCGTATGTAGGATTTCCGCGTGCACTCAATGCTTTAAAAGCTGCTCAAAAAGTGTTTGAAGAAAATGGTGTCACAGTCAACAGTTAA
- a CDS encoding malate synthase, producing the protein MNLINEEITHKVFGEGNIVEHEGSIITVDFNEGIKKFVYPDAFREFITLNDRDTAKSLKEIFLKKEKKKKALERERAEEQERLALERQFREKLKNNRIHESAQIVFWLDEEEQQNVFTDWQVSTGMIQSGVNKGQPNRAARLRPNSAGLLTAREAEQAETERRILGLYMVNETFSGNSSNDGMVPSHAEFRIKLTDEEAEKMLFWNYYINQNHPHRTSWNSGKYRYFDNVWTAQILKDIIALKTDEEQIKEVERFLEYFCKMNALDINNIPEANGALKQSESIDTVG; encoded by the coding sequence GTGAATTTAATTAATGAGGAAATTACTCATAAAGTGTTTGGTGAAGGAAATATCGTGGAACATGAAGGATCTATCATCACGGTTGATTTTAATGAGGGGATAAAAAAATTCGTTTATCCTGATGCATTTAGAGAGTTTATCACACTTAATGACCGAGATACTGCAAAATCTTTGAAGGAAATCTTTTTGAAAAAAGAAAAGAAGAAAAAAGCGCTCGAAAGGGAACGTGCAGAAGAACAAGAGAGACTGGCGCTTGAACGACAATTTAGGGAGAAATTAAAGAACAATCGGATCCATGAAAGCGCACAAATTGTTTTCTGGCTGGACGAAGAAGAACAACAAAATGTATTTACCGACTGGCAAGTAAGTACCGGCATGATTCAAAGCGGCGTAAATAAAGGCCAGCCAAATAGAGCGGCTCGTTTGCGTCCGAACAGTGCAGGTCTTCTGACTGCAAGAGAAGCGGAACAAGCAGAAACAGAAAGACGGATCCTCGGTCTCTATATGGTGAATGAAACATTTTCCGGCAACAGTAGTAATGATGGAATGGTCCCGTCCCACGCAGAATTTAGAATCAAACTGACAGACGAAGAAGCAGAGAAAATGCTTTTCTGGAATTACTATATCAATCAGAATCATCCTCATCGAACTTCATGGAATTCTGGTAAATATCGTTATTTCGATAATGTTTGGACTGCCCAAATTTTAAAAGATATCATTGCGTTAAAAACAGATGAAGAGCAAATTAAAGAAGTTGAACGCTTTCTGGAATATTTCTGTAAAATGAATGCACTTGACATAAATAACATTCCGGAAGCAAACGGAGCTTTGAAACAATCAGAATCAATCGACACAGTAGGTTGA
- the dapA gene encoding 4-hydroxy-tetrahydrodipicolinate synthase, translating to MNFGQIVTAMVTPFDEQGEIDFPATSNLIEYLIANGSDSLVIAGTTGESPTLTDDEKVELFKYTVEVVQGRVPVIAGTGSNNTKASIELTMRAEEVGVNGIMLVSPYYNKPCQEGLYEHFKTIAASTSLPIMLYNIPGRSAVNMEVETTVRLANISNIVAIKEASADLDAMAKIIEQTPDEFSLYSGDDSLALPVLAIGGVGVVSVSSHIIGNNMQTMLENFTNGDVQQAARDHRRLLPVMKAMFATPNPTAVKAALNIKGVDVGGVRLPMIPLNEEQLHELQEVLLTHDRMAI from the coding sequence ATGAATTTTGGACAAATTGTAACAGCAATGGTGACACCTTTTGATGAACAGGGTGAGATTGATTTCCCAGCGACGAGTAACTTGATTGAGTACTTAATTGCCAACGGATCAGATAGTTTAGTGATTGCAGGGACTACTGGAGAATCTCCGACACTGACTGATGATGAAAAGGTTGAATTATTTAAGTATACGGTGGAAGTAGTACAGGGAAGAGTTCCGGTGATTGCGGGAACAGGTTCAAACAACACGAAAGCGTCGATTGAACTGACAATGCGTGCGGAAGAAGTAGGGGTTAATGGGATTATGCTTGTTTCGCCTTACTATAATAAACCATGTCAAGAAGGGTTATATGAACATTTCAAGACAATTGCAGCTTCCACGTCTTTACCGATTATGCTCTATAACATTCCTGGGCGCAGCGCCGTCAATATGGAAGTGGAGACGACTGTTCGACTTGCCAATATTTCTAATATCGTTGCGATTAAAGAGGCGAGCGCTGATTTAGATGCGATGGCTAAAATTATTGAGCAAACGCCTGACGAGTTTTCATTGTATAGCGGAGATGATAGTTTAGCGCTTCCTGTTTTGGCAATTGGTGGGGTGGGTGTCGTATCTGTGTCATCTCATATTATCGGAAATAATATGCAAACCATGCTTGAAAACTTTACTAATGGCGATGTACAACAAGCAGCGAGAGATCATCGTAGATTGCTACCTGTTATGAAAGCAATGTTTGCAACGCCAAATCCAACCGCAGTCAAAGCCGCATTGAATATTAAAGGAGTCGATGTCGGCGGTGTCCGTCTACCAATGATTCCGTTAAATGAAGAACAACTTCATGAGCTTCAAGAGGTTTTATTAACACACGATCGTATGGCTATTTGA
- a CDS encoding ABC transporter substrate-binding protein, whose translation MLLTVFLLSILAACGKESEADIKEVNIGYFPNLTHITTIVALENGYFKEAFSDDIEIKTKTVSNGGLFMEAMATKSIDVGTVGPGPLLNIFVKDPRYHIISGAVNGGAVLVTSDHSNISSLKDLDGKKVAIPVIGSTQDVMLRKALQEVDLKPTTNGGTVELFAAAPADTATLFIQKSVDATATQEPWGYILESQADGNLLLDWESFAWGKDSTNTVVVAREGFLENDELTKAYLTAHMKAVQFIEQHPEESQELVIHHIKELTGKEIDKEEVEVAFSRLQVTTLVNEQVIQEMATISEEAGYAKSADIDGLFRLELLESLE comes from the coding sequence ATGCTGTTAACAGTATTTTTGCTCAGTATTTTAGCGGCATGTGGAAAAGAAAGCGAGGCCGACATTAAAGAAGTGAACATCGGGTATTTTCCAAACTTAACGCATATTACAACGATTGTCGCATTGGAAAACGGTTATTTCAAGGAAGCTTTTAGCGATGACATTGAAATTAAGACAAAAACAGTGAGCAATGGCGGATTATTTATGGAAGCGATGGCAACTAAATCGATTGACGTAGGTACAGTTGGGCCGGGACCACTTCTGAACATCTTTGTGAAAGATCCGAGATATCATATTATTTCCGGTGCTGTAAATGGCGGTGCCGTACTCGTTACAAGTGATCATAGTAATATATCATCACTAAAAGATTTAGACGGCAAAAAAGTTGCGATTCCAGTGATAGGAAGTACGCAAGATGTTATGTTAAGAAAAGCACTTCAAGAGGTAGATTTGAAACCGACGACAAATGGTGGAACAGTCGAACTATTTGCGGCAGCCCCCGCTGACACAGCAACACTATTCATTCAAAAGTCAGTTGATGCAACTGCAACCCAAGAACCGTGGGGATATATTTTAGAATCACAGGCAGACGGTAATTTGCTATTGGATTGGGAGTCATTTGCATGGGGAAAAGACTCTACAAATACAGTCGTCGTTGCTAGAGAAGGTTTTCTAGAAAACGATGAGCTTACGAAAGCTTATTTAACAGCGCATATGAAAGCCGTTCAATTTATTGAACAACATCCAGAAGAAAGCCAAGAACTTGTCATTCATCATATTAAAGAATTAACAGGAAAAGAGATTGACAAGGAAGAAGTAGAAGTTGCCTTTAGTCGACTCCAAGTGACAACATTGGTGAATGAACAAGTGATTCAAGAAATGGCGACAATCAGTGAAGAAGCTGGTTATGCAAAAAGCGCTGATATCGATGGTTTGTTCCGATTAGAACTATTAGAGTCTCTCGAATAA
- a CDS encoding ABC transporter permease, translating to MTTVLRRVIFIAMLAGIWEVTSRLSDLPTFMFPSFTQVIQTLLSGLISGQMISAITSSLGRLLLGFSIAIILGLLLGYLIWRFKLVEDTLGFLVTALQSIPSIVWFPLAIIWFGLNDIAILFIVTIGATWTMTINATSGFKNVPTLYQRVGKTFGSNGFHFLRTVILPSSVPQLISGLRIAWAFSWRALMAGELLGAGNGLGQLLETGRSLGQMDLVISVMIIIGVIGTIMDNVVFLRLERNVQKKWGVS from the coding sequence ATGACTACAGTTTTAAGACGCGTGATCTTCATCGCGATGCTAGCGGGGATATGGGAAGTCACATCTAGATTATCAGATTTACCCACTTTTATGTTTCCTAGTTTTACTCAGGTCATTCAAACATTACTGTCAGGTTTGATTAGCGGACAAATGATTTCCGCAATTACGAGCAGTTTAGGTCGGCTTCTCCTTGGCTTTTCGATTGCAATCATACTTGGTTTGCTATTAGGTTATTTAATTTGGCGATTTAAGCTGGTGGAAGATACACTTGGATTCCTCGTAACTGCCCTTCAGTCTATTCCAAGTATTGTTTGGTTCCCACTTGCAATTATTTGGTTTGGTTTGAATGATATTGCGATTTTATTTATCGTGACCATCGGGGCAACTTGGACGATGACAATTAACGCGACGAGTGGCTTTAAAAATGTTCCGACGCTTTACCAACGAGTAGGCAAAACATTTGGGTCAAACGGATTTCACTTTTTGCGAACCGTTATCCTCCCCTCCTCTGTTCCCCAACTCATTTCGGGGTTACGAATTGCATGGGCATTTTCATGGCGTGCATTAATGGCAGGAGAATTGCTCGGCGCTGGAAACGGCTTAGGGCAACTTCTTGAGACGGGCAGATCATTAGGACAGATGGATTTGGTCATTTCTGTCATGATTATTATCGGCGTCATCGGTACGATTATGGATAACGTCGTCTTTTTACGACTAGAACGCAACGTCCAGAAGAAATGGGGAGTTAGTTAG
- a CDS encoding ABC transporter ATP-binding protein — protein sequence MYLTIDGIEKSFPHKENGQVKVLDAIDLEVEQGQFVSIVGPSGCGKSTLLYLIAGLEQPDAGEIRIAGKKVTSAGPDRVVVFQEDGLFPWLTILDNVTYGLRLKKITKKEAEDKAREMLKMVHLSNYADAYPHQLSGGMKQRASIARALVMEPDILLMDEPFAALDEQTRMVLHNELLEIWKKTKVTIFFITHNIREAVLLSEKIIVFETRPGKIKATFTVETTKDGITPNDITLQLEKQILTALEAEIEKVVKEEMGDDYSFKTRDLHRDASGDMGSHI from the coding sequence ATGTATTTGACGATTGATGGGATTGAAAAAAGTTTTCCTCATAAAGAAAATGGGCAAGTGAAAGTGTTAGATGCCATTGATTTAGAAGTTGAGCAAGGCCAATTCGTGTCCATTGTAGGCCCCTCTGGCTGCGGGAAATCAACATTACTATATTTAATCGCAGGACTTGAACAACCAGACGCAGGAGAAATTCGGATTGCCGGAAAGAAAGTAACAAGCGCGGGGCCAGACCGAGTAGTTGTCTTTCAAGAAGATGGATTATTTCCATGGTTAACGATTCTAGATAATGTTACCTACGGATTGCGTTTGAAGAAAATTACTAAAAAAGAAGCTGAAGATAAAGCACGAGAGATGTTGAAGATGGTTCATTTAAGTAATTATGCGGATGCCTATCCGCACCAATTATCGGGCGGCATGAAGCAACGTGCATCAATTGCACGTGCACTTGTCATGGAACCGGATATTTTATTAATGGATGAACCCTTTGCCGCTTTGGATGAGCAAACGAGAATGGTTTTACATAATGAACTCCTGGAAATTTGGAAAAAGACAAAAGTGACGATTTTCTTTATTACCCATAACATTCGGGAGGCTGTGCTTTTATCGGAAAAAATCATTGTTTTTGAAACACGTCCAGGAAAAATCAAAGCAACCTTTACAGTCGAAACAACGAAGGATGGTATCACACCAAATGATATTACGCTTCAATTAGAGAAACAAATTTTAACAGCTTTAGAAGCTGAAATTGAGAAAGTAGTAAAGGAGGAAATGGGCGATGACTACAGTTTTAAGACGCGTGATCTTCATCGCGATGCTAGCGGGGATATGGGAAGTCACATCTAG
- the cysK gene encoding cysteine synthase A, giving the protein MRVVNNIADLIGNTPLVKLRSLSPENGAAVYVKLEFFNPSRSVKDRAAYNMIVAAEASGQLQVGATIIEPTSGNTGIGLAMNAAAKGYRAIMVMPDNATAERINLLKAYGAEIILTPSEERMPGAIAKANELASAIENSFIPMQFDNEANPNIHRTTTAVEIIDAMAAIDRKLTAFVCTAGTGGTVTGTGEALKEYDPSITVHVAEPAGSPVLSGGKPGKHKLVGTSPGFIPHVLNTNVYDEIFKIEDDEAYYIVRQLAANEGILLGPSGGASVFAALEVAKRLTPNDTVVCIAPDSGERYLSSDLFQF; this is encoded by the coding sequence ATGCGAGTTGTTAATAATATTGCCGATCTGATTGGAAATACGCCGCTTGTCAAGCTGCGGTCATTATCTCCGGAAAATGGTGCGGCAGTCTATGTGAAACTTGAATTTTTTAATCCTAGCCGAAGTGTCAAAGACCGCGCTGCTTACAATATGATTGTAGCGGCGGAAGCAAGCGGACAATTACAAGTTGGTGCAACGATTATTGAACCGACGTCTGGAAATACTGGGATCGGACTTGCCATGAATGCTGCAGCTAAAGGTTATCGGGCAATTATGGTTATGCCCGATAATGCAACTGCTGAGCGCATTAATCTATTAAAGGCATATGGTGCAGAAATTATTCTTACACCGAGTGAAGAGAGAATGCCTGGCGCAATCGCTAAAGCGAACGAACTTGCCTCCGCAATTGAAAACAGTTTTATTCCAATGCAATTTGATAATGAGGCGAATCCTAATATTCATCGAACAACGACTGCCGTTGAAATCATTGATGCAATGGCAGCGATTGACAGAAAACTTACTGCTTTTGTTTGTACTGCCGGAACAGGTGGAACCGTTACAGGAACTGGAGAAGCACTCAAAGAGTATGACCCTTCAATTACTGTCCATGTGGCTGAGCCAGCTGGATCTCCGGTGTTGTCCGGCGGCAAGCCCGGAAAACATAAGCTTGTTGGAACAAGCCCAGGTTTTATTCCGCATGTACTCAATACAAATGTGTATGATGAAATTTTCAAAATAGAAGATGATGAGGCCTATTATATCGTGAGACAATTAGCTGCTAATGAAGGTATCCTACTTGGACCTTCTGGTGGTGCATCGGTTTTTGCAGCACTAGAGGTTGCCAAGCGTTTAACACCAAATGATACTGTCGTCTGTATCGCACCAGATTCAGGTGAACGTTATTTATCGAGCGACTTATTTCAATTTTAA
- a CDS encoding cation:proton antiporter — MMSFPLEGPVLIFGLAVLMFLFFPILMGKLRMPAIIGPILAGIIVGPNGLGILARDSTIELLGTVGLLFIMFIAGLELDFDGFKKYRNRSILFGLLSFGFPFILGIIVGLWLDLGVLSAILFGTILSSHTLLGYPAVSTFGVTKNKAVTTAIGGTLLTDSLAMLVLAIVTGASAGNLTFGFWMYLLISTAVFAAGVLIITPYLTKWFFKRSKNEAALEFNFVMAVLFVAGAISLFVGLEPIIGAFLAGLALNRYIYDHGPLMNRIRFTANALFIPFFLLSVGMLMDLRVLISNPDALLITALILVAGIVGKLISSWITGKVYGYSKVETKLIFGLSISQAAATLAATLVGFRLGLIDQQIVNAVIVIILVTCIIGPYFSEKYAKKLAISQDKGGRDESLPERILIPLSNPDTMESLMDMGFVVKKALNSNAPLYPLTVVQKDLKQASDEVSQAERMLEHAVMYASGAEVPVKLLTRVDQNVGWGIERASTEEQITTIIAGWDGVRQRDEKTYGTVIDNFLEHTYQRSLITKVRQPLNTMDRIILILPNNVVYKPGFEDAISIIKDIASQLSTSIKGLVLRDDLDVYEKVSGRVRPNIKIDFHSKDSWDSLYENDLNEIKSTDLVILLSARRGTVAWNPELEDMPKQLAALNRGNFIVFYPTEMKETDIRGSRE; from the coding sequence ATGATGAGTTTCCCACTAGAGGGACCCGTTCTCATATTCGGTTTGGCAGTGTTAATGTTTTTATTCTTCCCTATATTGATGGGGAAATTAAGAATGCCTGCGATTATCGGACCAATTTTGGCGGGAATTATCGTCGGACCCAATGGGCTAGGCATACTAGCTCGCGATTCGACCATTGAGTTACTCGGAACAGTCGGTTTATTATTTATTATGTTTATTGCAGGTCTTGAACTTGACTTTGACGGGTTTAAAAAATATCGAAATCGAAGTATCCTTTTTGGATTACTTTCTTTCGGATTTCCTTTTATTCTTGGAATTATCGTAGGATTATGGCTTGATCTTGGTGTACTTTCAGCTATTTTATTCGGTACGATTCTTTCTTCCCATACGTTACTTGGTTATCCGGCCGTAAGTACATTTGGGGTGACGAAAAATAAAGCAGTCACTACAGCAATTGGTGGTACTTTATTAACGGATAGTTTGGCAATGCTCGTGCTTGCTATCGTAACAGGTGCATCCGCTGGAAACTTAACTTTCGGGTTTTGGATGTATTTGTTAATTTCAACAGCAGTTTTTGCTGCTGGCGTTCTTATCATTACACCATATCTAACAAAGTGGTTTTTTAAACGCTCAAAAAATGAAGCCGCTTTGGAGTTTAACTTTGTCATGGCTGTTCTATTCGTAGCCGGGGCAATTTCATTATTTGTAGGTTTAGAACCAATTATCGGTGCATTCTTAGCCGGTCTTGCACTAAACCGGTACATTTATGATCACGGTCCATTGATGAATAGAATTCGCTTTACGGCGAATGCATTGTTTATTCCATTCTTCTTATTATCTGTTGGGATGTTAATGGATCTTCGCGTATTGATCTCTAATCCCGATGCGTTGTTAATAACAGCATTAATCTTAGTTGCCGGAATTGTCGGTAAGTTGATCTCAAGCTGGATTACGGGTAAGGTATACGGTTATTCAAAAGTAGAAACAAAACTAATTTTTGGTCTTTCTATATCACAGGCGGCTGCAACATTAGCAGCGACGCTTGTAGGATTTCGACTTGGGTTAATTGATCAGCAAATCGTAAACGCGGTGATTGTGATCATCTTGGTAACTTGTATTATTGGTCCCTACTTCTCTGAAAAATATGCCAAAAAACTGGCTATTTCACAGGATAAGGGCGGCCGGGATGAATCACTTCCTGAACGAATCTTAATCCCACTTTCGAACCCAGATACAATGGAATCTTTAATGGATATGGGGTTTGTTGTGAAAAAGGCGTTAAATTCAAATGCGCCGCTCTATCCATTGACAGTTGTTCAAAAAGATTTAAAACAGGCGAGCGATGAGGTATCTCAGGCAGAAAGAATGCTCGAGCATGCGGTGATGTATGCCTCAGGTGCAGAAGTTCCTGTCAAACTCCTAACAAGAGTGGACCAAAATGTTGGATGGGGAATTGAACGTGCTTCTACCGAAGAACAAATTACAACGATTATCGCAGGCTGGGATGGTGTCAGGCAACGAGATGAAAAGACTTATGGAACGGTCATTGACAACTTCCTTGAACATACGTATCAGCGCTCACTGATTACGAAAGTGAGACAACCGCTCAATACAATGGATCGTATTATTTTGATTCTGCCAAATAACGTTGTCTATAAACCGGGGTTTGAAGATGCGATTTCTATTATTAAGGATATTGCTTCCCAGTTAAGCACATCCATTAAAGGCCTTGTTCTTCGTGATGACTTAGATGTCTATGAAAAAGTTTCTGGACGGGTACGCCCTAATATTAAAATTGACTTCCATTCAAAGGATAGTTGGGATTCACTTTATGAAAATGATTTGAACGAAATTAAATCAACTGACCTAGTCATTTTATTAAGTGCCAGAAGAGGTACAGTGGCATGGAATCCTGAATTAGAAGATATGCCGAAGCAACTTGCTGCTTTAAATCGCGGCAACTTCATCGTGTTTTATCCAACGGAAATGAAAGAAACAGATATTCGTGGATCACGTGAATAA
- a CDS encoding SDR family oxidoreductase, whose amino-acid sequence MVKKIAVITGAGSGLGASLAKKYAEDGYHVCLLGRTEDKLVRTAKSLPNKAHSIFSVDVSSKREVSDVFTNIKENLGSVDVLVNNAGVGMFDAAENLSEEAVHQMIDINLKGTIFCTQEVLTDMKAKNTGSIVNVVSTAGLEGKKTESVYCASKFGMRGFHESLVVELQETDIHVFGAYMGGMKTEFWDGIFDVSQTAGLMDPDDIADIIYHNAVERKNLNVEQVVIKNH is encoded by the coding sequence ATGGTTAAAAAAATAGCTGTCATTACTGGAGCCGGAAGTGGATTAGGTGCTTCCCTGGCAAAAAAATATGCGGAAGATGGTTATCACGTTTGTTTACTTGGTAGAACAGAAGATAAATTAGTGCGAACTGCGAAAAGCTTACCTAATAAAGCACATTCGATTTTCTCAGTAGACGTATCGTCTAAACGTGAAGTATCCGATGTTTTTACAAACATCAAAGAAAACTTAGGTAGCGTAGATGTCCTTGTAAATAATGCAGGTGTCGGCATGTTTGATGCAGCGGAAAACTTATCAGAAGAAGCTGTACACCAAATGATTGACATCAACTTGAAAGGGACAATTTTCTGTACGCAAGAAGTACTAACCGATATGAAAGCGAAAAATACCGGAAGCATTGTAAACGTCGTTTCCACGGCCGGATTAGAAGGCAAGAAGACAGAATCCGTGTACTGTGCAAGTAAGTTTGGTATGCGAGGTTTCCACGAAAGTCTAGTAGTCGAGCTACAAGAAACAGACATTCACGTATTCGGCGCGTATATGGGCGGTATGAAAACAGAATTTTGGGATGGCATTTTCGATGTGTCTCAAACAGCAGGATTAATGGACCCTGATGATATTGCCGATATCATTTACCATAACGCAGTAGAAAGAAAAAACTTAAATGTGGAGCAAGTGGTCATTAAAAATCATTGA